One Ignavibacterium sp. DNA segment encodes these proteins:
- the dut gene encoding dUTP diphosphatase has product MSEEIKIRIKRLSDEFSDVELPHYATAGSAGMDIRAAIKEDVILEPGKVELIPTNLSVEIPVGYEIQVRPRSGLAAKHSIGILNSPGTIDSDYRGEVKIIIMNFGKENFKISRGDRIAQLIVSKVYTAKIEEVKVLNSSHRGEGGFGHTGKK; this is encoded by the coding sequence ATGTCTGAAGAAATAAAAATAAGAATAAAAAGATTAAGCGATGAATTTTCTGATGTTGAATTACCACATTATGCAACTGCCGGCAGTGCCGGTATGGATATTAGAGCCGCAATTAAAGAAGATGTAATTCTTGAACCGGGGAAAGTTGAACTTATCCCAACTAATCTTTCTGTAGAAATTCCTGTTGGATATGAAATACAAGTTAGACCAAGAAGCGGTTTGGCAGCAAAACACAGTATTGGAATTTTAAATTCTCCGGGCACAATTGATTCTGATTATCGAGGTGAAGTGAAAATTATTATTATGAATTTTGGAAAAGAAAATTTTAAAATTTCCCGTGGTGATAGAATTGCACAATTAATTGTTTCAAAAGTTTATACCGCAAAAATAGAAGAAGTTAAGGTTTTAAATTCATCTCATCGTGGAGAAGGTGGATTTGGACATACAGGGAAGAAGTAA
- the dnaE gene encoding DNA polymerase III subunit alpha: MSDFIHLHNHTHYSLQDGACTVDGLINAAKKHEMQSVAITDHGVMYGAAEFYNKAKKAGIKPIIGMEAYIVVDGSRFDRGKPEDANNKKKSKHYNHLILLAKNKQGYDNLSRLSTLGHTEGFYYKPRIDMELLEKYKEGLICTTACAGGVVSTHLVNDNYEKARVNAKKFKDLFGDDFYLEIQDHGMEIDKPILESMPKLSKELGIKLVATNDCHYIEPDHAIAHNILLLLSDKNGADYTQLRYGTDQVYFKSSDEMKKLFKKYKGAIENTLEIDEKVNLKLDFEEHHFPDFPIPKESKAKNLDEYMELLAKEGLQKKFKTITKEIEDRFNFEIKTIKEMGFAGYFLVVADFINAAKSKNIPVGPGRGSAAGSIVAFAMGITNVDPLKYDLLFERFLNPARRSMPDIDVDFADDKRNEVIDYVREKYGAECVSQIITFNKLTSKAVLRDVARVLKIPIPTVNKITKFIPSKFGKVYSIDQALAEVPDLKWVKESTETDIQNLIKYGKILEGMNRNASKHAAGVVITPDEVSKYVPLANAVSQQDIVTQFSMKDIENAGLLKMDFLGLRTLTIIRDTIDMVKKNHNVEIDIDDIPLDDEKTFQLFSKGQTTGVFQFESGPMREYLKQLRPASLNDLAAMNALYRPGPMENIDDFIDRKLGRKVVNYSHPILEPILKETYGVIVYQEQVIQIANKVGGMSLADADLLRRAMGKKDLKVMQEQKVVFTEGAVKNGVNKKTASEIFETIFKFANYGFNKSHAVAYSLIAFQTAYLKAYYPAEFLAANLKNEFENTDKITKFLDDCRKQKIEVLPPDINNPSLFFEAENGKIKFGMSAIKNVGVPAVKEIINAKNKLGRKFKSIYDFCINTDNRIVTKRALEGLVLAGAFHNINKNRAQLFETIESALAFAHKLQNSKMLSSDSLFGGTEEVLLKEPKLPEVKEWSEKEYLAQERKVIGFYLTDHPLRKYELEFNSFASIHLGETEGIEEKGDVRACGVVTELKTKFDKAGKMMAFFKLDDLTGSCECLMFSKAYDEFGKYIQDEEPVFAVGSLESSGDSVKMQVSKVIPMKNVANELTESISLLISKQRVSAEKLKQLKSVFEKSEGSIPVFINLTENGIDKGKLFSLTENRVKITSELLNSLTSLLGDDAVMLKSK, translated from the coding sequence ATGTCTGATTTTATTCATCTTCATAATCATACACATTATAGTTTACAAGACGGCGCTTGCACAGTTGATGGTTTAATCAATGCAGCAAAAAAACACGAGATGCAGTCTGTTGCAATTACAGATCATGGTGTTATGTACGGCGCAGCAGAATTTTACAACAAAGCTAAAAAAGCCGGTATCAAACCAATTATTGGAATGGAAGCTTACATCGTTGTTGATGGAAGCAGATTTGACCGCGGTAAACCTGAAGATGCAAACAATAAAAAGAAATCAAAACATTACAATCATTTAATACTTCTCGCAAAAAACAAACAAGGTTACGATAATCTTTCCAGGCTTTCTACACTCGGACACACAGAAGGTTTTTATTACAAGCCTCGAATCGATATGGAACTTCTTGAAAAGTATAAAGAAGGATTAATTTGTACTACTGCCTGCGCAGGCGGAGTTGTTTCAACACATCTTGTTAATGATAATTACGAAAAAGCAAGAGTGAACGCTAAAAAATTTAAAGATTTATTTGGTGATGATTTTTATTTGGAGATTCAGGATCACGGAATGGAAATCGATAAACCTATTCTTGAATCAATGCCAAAACTTTCTAAAGAATTAGGAATAAAGTTAGTTGCAACAAACGATTGTCATTACATCGAGCCTGATCACGCAATAGCACATAATATACTTCTTCTTTTGTCAGATAAGAATGGAGCAGACTACACTCAATTAAGATATGGCACTGACCAGGTTTATTTTAAATCATCCGATGAAATGAAAAAACTTTTTAAGAAATATAAAGGAGCTATTGAAAATACACTTGAGATAGATGAAAAGGTAAATCTTAAGCTTGATTTTGAAGAGCATCATTTCCCGGATTTTCCAATTCCAAAAGAATCTAAAGCAAAAAATCTTGATGAGTATATGGAATTACTCGCCAAAGAAGGGCTGCAGAAGAAGTTTAAAACAATCACAAAGGAAATTGAAGACCGTTTTAATTTTGAAATTAAGACAATTAAGGAAATGGGATTTGCTGGTTACTTTTTAGTTGTAGCAGATTTTATTAATGCAGCTAAAAGTAAAAACATTCCCGTAGGTCCCGGAAGAGGTAGTGCAGCAGGAAGCATAGTAGCTTTTGCAATGGGAATTACAAATGTTGATCCATTAAAATATGATTTATTGTTTGAAAGATTTTTAAATCCGGCAAGAAGATCTATGCCTGATATTGATGTTGATTTTGCTGATGATAAGCGGAACGAAGTGATTGATTATGTACGGGAAAAATATGGTGCTGAATGCGTTAGCCAGATAATTACATTTAATAAATTAACTTCAAAAGCGGTTCTGCGCGATGTTGCCCGTGTTTTAAAAATTCCTATTCCAACTGTTAATAAGATTACGAAATTTATTCCGTCAAAATTCGGGAAAGTATATTCAATTGATCAGGCACTGGCAGAAGTTCCGGACCTCAAATGGGTAAAAGAATCAACTGAAACTGATATACAAAATCTTATCAAATACGGTAAAATCCTGGAAGGAATGAATCGCAATGCATCAAAGCACGCTGCCGGTGTGGTTATCACTCCTGATGAGGTTAGTAAATATGTACCGCTTGCAAATGCAGTATCTCAGCAGGATATTGTAACTCAATTTTCTATGAAGGATATTGAAAATGCCGGGTTACTTAAAATGGATTTTCTCGGGCTTCGTACACTAACAATAATCCGTGATACGATTGATATGGTAAAGAAAAATCATAATGTAGAAATTGATATCGATGATATTCCGCTTGATGATGAAAAAACTTTTCAGCTTTTTTCCAAAGGGCAAACAACCGGCGTCTTTCAGTTTGAATCGGGACCGATGCGCGAATACTTAAAACAACTGCGTCCGGCAAGTTTAAATGATCTTGCAGCAATGAATGCGTTATACCGCCCCGGGCCAATGGAAAACATTGATGATTTTATTGATAGAAAACTCGGCAGAAAAGTAGTTAATTACTCGCATCCGATACTTGAACCAATATTAAAAGAAACTTATGGGGTTATAGTTTATCAGGAACAGGTTATTCAAATAGCAAATAAAGTAGGCGGGATGAGTTTAGCAGATGCTGATCTTTTACGCAGAGCAATGGGTAAAAAAGATCTTAAAGTAATGCAGGAACAAAAAGTTGTTTTTACAGAGGGCGCTGTTAAAAATGGTGTTAACAAAAAAACTGCTTCAGAAATATTCGAGACAATTTTCAAATTTGCTAATTACGGATTTAATAAAAGCCATGCAGTTGCATACAGTTTAATTGCATTTCAAACCGCTTATTTAAAAGCATATTATCCTGCGGAGTTTCTTGCCGCCAACTTAAAAAATGAATTTGAGAACACAGATAAAATTACAAAGTTTCTTGATGATTGCCGTAAACAGAAAATTGAAGTGTTGCCGCCTGATATAAACAATCCTTCACTATTCTTTGAAGCAGAAAACGGTAAGATAAAATTTGGAATGTCTGCAATAAAGAATGTCGGTGTTCCGGCAGTTAAAGAAATTATCAATGCAAAAAATAAACTTGGCAGAAAGTTTAAATCTATTTATGACTTTTGCATAAATACAGATAACCGGATTGTTACAAAGAGAGCTTTGGAAGGACTTGTATTGGCAGGGGCATTTCACAATATAAATAAAAACCGTGCACAGCTTTTTGAAACTATTGAATCTGCGTTAGCTTTTGCACATAAACTTCAAAACTCCAAAATGCTTTCAAGCGATTCATTATTTGGAGGAACTGAAGAAGTATTATTAAAGGAACCAAAACTACCCGAAGTTAAAGAGTGGAGTGAGAAAGAATATCTTGCACAGGAAAGAAAAGTTATTGGTTTTTATCTGACTGATCATCCGCTAAGAAAATATGAATTAGAGTTTAATTCATTTGCCTCAATACATCTTGGTGAAACCGAAGGAATAGAAGAAAAGGGCGATGTGCGTGCTTGCGGTGTTGTAACTGAATTAAAAACAAAGTTTGATAAAGCCGGAAAGATGATGGCATTTTTTAAACTTGATGATCTTACCGGAAGTTGTGAATGTTTGATGTTCTCAAAAGCTTATGATGAGTTTGGGAAATATATTCAGGATGAAGAACCGGTATTTGCAGTAGGAAGTTTGGAAAGCAGCGGTGATTCAGTAAAAATGCAGGTCAGTAAAGTTATTCCAATGAAGAATGTAGCTAATGAACTTACAGAAAGTATAAGCCTTCTTATCAGTAAACAAAGAGTTTCTGCAGAAAAATTAAAACAATTAAAAAGCGTATTTGAAAAATCTGAAGGCAGTATCCCGGTCTTT